The proteins below come from a single Lodderomyces elongisporus chromosome 3, complete sequence genomic window:
- the CRZ1_1 gene encoding DNA-binding transcription factor: MSVSDQHHQQQSQHQFGQAGVASAPFQITSTYIPSYQTAQIPASTTSSSSSSAPSYPTMLPSYTATQQSPANNPAHQQTYGAQYSHYLQQQQQQQEQQQQQQQSLEPLPSIFVTQNQSRVTHQVNETLYPAYYGTGISTGTNSSTNAVSTVSNAAAPSINSGSGTNITYSAVPSYSPYMQLGDNGQYSTTAPLPSSSSSTSASASSPYSYQQINPYSTSLAPGYNAVHTHSHQPQMHSSQRYPASPASMSDKTSISSVASTASMPPLPQPHLYASNTTTMMAPPMPSQQQQQQQQQHHQSSLTSSTNLQYAPSANTKGEEIDYSSIVSYTISPSLKRKRRQKKSNLVTPSSSLSLSSSSASSSILDPLNRTETYPCPQCDKVFQKPYNLKSHMKTHSTEKPFQCSYCPKTFARSHDKKRHEVLHKGTKNFKCEGYLQDGKTRWGCGKRFARSDALSRHFRTETGWLCIRPLMDEAKRLEEQGFPTNLSKNQSINSNGAGVAGLPRLDEYASGLSQMHQHSQSYTNQQQQQQQQQGTNSGEHNDETYDNSQLIRKMIYNK, from the coding sequence ATGTCAGTCTCAGATcaacaccatcaacaacaatcgcAGCATCAATTTGGACAAGCAGGTGTTGCCTCTGCTCCTTTCCAAATTACAAGCACTTATATTCCTAGTTATCAAACAGCACAAATTCCTGCTTCCAccacctcctcctcttcttcttcagcaCCATCTTACCCAACCATGCTTCCCTCATACACTGCGACTCAACAGAGTCCGGCAAATAACCCAGCTCATCAACAAACTTATGGTGCACAATACCTGCAttatcttcaacaacaacaacaacagcaggagcaacaacaacaacaacaacaatctcTCGAACCACTTCCATCTATATTTGTGACACAAAACCAATCTCGAGTTACACACCAAGTTAACGAAACACTTTATCCTGCCTACTATGGTACTGGAATCAGTACTGGTACCAATTCTAGTACCAATGCCGTATCAACAGTTTCTAATGCTGCAGCTCCTTCAATCAATTCAGGTTCCGGTACCAATATCACTTATTCCGCAGTACCATCCTATTCGCCGTATATGCAATTGGGTGATAATGGCCAATACTCAACTACAGCACCAttaccttcttcttcctcttccacTTCTGCCTCCGCCTCATCACCATACTCCTACCAGCAAATTAATCCATATTCAACCTCCCTAGCACCAGGTTACAATGCTGTGCACACCCATTCACATCAACCACAAATGCACTCGTCACAACGGTATCCTGCTAGTCCCGCGTCCATGTCAGACAAAACATCAATCTCGTCAGTAGCTTCAACGGCATCGATGCCACCACTTCCACAACCACATCTTTATGCTTcaaatacaacaacaatgatgGCTCCACCAATGCcatcacaacaacaacaacaacaacaacaacaacaccatcaaTCGTCGctaacatcatcaacaaatctACAATATGCACCATCAGCAAACACAAAGGGGGAGGAAATTGACTACTCCTCAATCGTATCTTACACTATTTCACCATCATTAAAGCGCAAGAGGAGACAAAAGAAGTCGAACTTGGTTacaccttcttcttctttatccctatcatcatcatcagcgTCGTCATCAATCCTCGACCCATTGAACCGGACAGAAACATACCCTTGTCCACAATGTGACAAGGTATTCCAGAAACCATACAACTTGAAATCACACATGAAAACTCACTCTACTGAAAAGCCATTCCAATGCTCCTACTGTCCCAAAACTTTTGCAAGAAGTCACGATAAAAAGAGACACGAAGTATTGCACAAAGGtacaaaaaatttcaagtGCGAAGGTTATTTGCAAGATGGAAAAACAAGATGGGGATGTGGGAAGAGGTTTGCCAGGAGCGATGCCTTGTCTCGTCACTTTAGGACCGAGACCGGATGGTTATGTATTAGACCACTAATGGATGAAGCCAAGAGGTTGGAAGAACAAGGTTTTCCAACAAATTTGAGCAAGAACCAAAGTATAAATTCTAATGGTGCCGGTGTTGCTGGTCTTCCCAGATTAGATGAGTATGCCAGTGGATTACTGCAAATGCACCAGCATCTGCAACTGTACAccaaccaacaacaacaacaacaacaacaacaaggaaCTAATAGTGGTGAACATAATGATGAAACTTATGACAACTCGCAATTAATTAGAAAAATGATATATAACAAGTAG
- the HSP60 gene encoding chaperonin (BUSCO:EOG09261J0P), producing MLRINNKQVQKATKQFVRNASSHKELKFGVEGRAALLKGVNTLADAVSVTLGPKGRNVLIEQQFGSPKITKDGVTVARSITLQDKFEDLGAKLLQEVASKTNESAGDGTTSATVLGRSIFTESVKNVAAGCNPMDLRRGSQAAVEAVIEFLQQNKKDITTSEEIAQVATISANGDKAIGELLASAMEKVGKEGVITVKEGKTLEDELEVTEGMKFDRGYISPYFITNTKTAKVDFENPLIMLSEKKISNIQDILPSLELSNQTRRPLLIVAEDIDGEALAACILNKLRGQVQVCAVKAPGFGDNRKNILGDIAILTGGTVFTEELDIKPSEATLEHLGSAGAVTVTKEDTVVLNGEGSKENLEQRCEQIRTVIDDAATTEYEKEKLQERLAKLSGGVAVIKVGGASEVEVGEKKDRYEDALNATRAAVQEGILPGGGTALIKATKILDEVKEKAENFDQKLGVDTVKAAITKPAKRIIENAGEEGAVIVGKVYDQPEFNIGYDSAKGEFTDMLAAGIIDPFKVVKNGLQDAAGVASLLATTECAIVDAPQPPAAGPPAGMGAGMGGGMPGMF from the coding sequence atgttgagaattaataataaacaagtgcaaaaagcaacaaaGCAATTTGTTCGTAACGCTTCTTCACACAAGGAATTGAAATTCGGAGTCGAGGGAAGAGCTGCATTGTTAAAAGGTGTCAACACTTTGGCTGATGCTGTCTCCGTTACCTTGGGTCCAAAGGGTAGAAACGTCTTGATTGAACAACAATTTGGTTCACCTAAAATTACCAAGGATGGTGTAACTGTTGCCAGATCAATCACCTTGCAagacaaatttgaagacTTGGGTGCTAAGTTATTGCAAGAAGTTGCTTCAAAGACCAATGAAAGTGCCGGTGATGGTACTACCTCAGCCACTGTATTGGGAAGATCCATCTTTACTGAGTCGGTCAAGAATGTTGCTGCAGGATGTAACCCAATGGATTTGAGAAGAGGTTCTCAAGCTGCTGTTGAGGCTGTTATTGAATTCttgcaacaaaacaagaaggaCATCACCACCTCAGAAGAAATTGCTCAAGTTGCCACTATCTCAGCCAATGGTGACAAGGCTATTGGTGAATTGTTGGCTTCTGCCATGGAGAAAGTTGGTAAGGAAGGTGTCATTACTGTTAAGGAAGGTAAAACTTTGGAAGACGAATTGGAAGTCACTGAAGGTATGAAATTTGACCGTGGTTACATCTCACCATACTTTATCACCAACACCAAGACTGCTAAAGTTGACTTTGAGAACCCATTGATTATGCTttctgaaaagaaaatctcAAACATCCAAGACATCTTGCCATCATTGGAACTTTCGAACCAAACCAGAAGACCATTATTGATTGTTGCTGAAGATATCGACGGTGAAGCATTGGCTGCATGTattttgaacaaattgAGAGGTCAAGTGCAAGTCTGTGCTGTTAAGGCACCAGGTTTCGGTGACAACAGAAAGAATATCTTGGGTGATATCGCCATCCTCACTGGTGGTACCGTTTTTACCGAAGAGTTGGACATCAAGCCATCTGAGGCCACTTTGGAACACTTGGGAAGTGCAGGTGCCGTTACCGTCACCAAGGAGGACACTGTTGTTCTCAACGGTGAAGGTTCAAAAGAGAACCTTGAACAAAGATGCGAGCAAATCAGAACCGTTATTGACGATGCCGCAACCACCGAGTACGAAAAGGAGAAATTACAAGAAAGATTGGCCAAGCTTTCGGGCGGTGTTGCAGTGATCAAAGTTGGTGGTGCCTCAGAAGTCGAAGTTggtgaaaagaaagatcGTTATGAGGATGCTCTCAACGCCACTAGAGCTGCTGTTCAAGAAGGTATCCTTCCAGGTGGTGGTACTGCATTGATCAAGGCCACCAAGATCCTCGATGaagttaaagaaaaagctgAAAACTTTGACCAAAAATTGGGTGTTGACACCGTCAAAGCAGCAATCACCAAGCCAGCAAAGAGAATCATTGAAAATGCCGGTGAGGAAGGTGCTGTTATCGTTGGTAAGGTTTACGACCAACCAGAATTCAACATTGGTTACGACTCAGCTAAAGGCGAATTCACTGACATGTTAGCTGCAGGTATCATTGACCCATTCAAAGTTGTCAAGAATGGTTTGCAAGATGCTGCAGGTGTTGCCTCATTGTTGGCAACCACCGAGTGTGCTATTGTCGATGCTCCTCAACCACCTGCTGCTGGTCCTCCAGCCGGCATGGGTGCTGGTATGGGCGGAGGTATGCCAGGAATGTTTTAA
- the RRN11 gene encoding rDNA transcription factor component, protein MFENIAISVHRKRSRANRKSSQVISKHKELKVLERIYKSATKLQQRKLRQPRIRKAVEKLIHEEIAIKGNVPVDDYEEWHEPRLSRRPAEEYKKETRGRKKVSDTTNLDYKVVQFLSKQRLGRGSVDFEPDFSVYGEKEQDDRIEYEDKNESEGENDENSYNSNGFDDRDSNNHNNEQLENDDDDDDIDDDLDEHDEAYEEYDIVASHKLDQFTNAVDGRGGEARKNFLIESQGLEIIPSPSEIKSEVTKHITNLNTLLHLNILRRNWKMAYKIFCILVRFPQVDVRQIWPLGVEVLIQLSKVEESQHKQHKVGTTFDKKARKFFEYMNNFYSVAKQGSASYNNTDRPDLAPVYRGGTIKVTPLYLICSLWHLFVRREYEHVQREIQDLILVPPYSSEGVLYYILALCRVCQCEEIVTHFAMQSDFAKFIELEASYRTYSDCKQLLESKNEMIMKDLENCQKYNFLVPRKEIKEQLSEIREKLEIIYNEQNAEKSDYNHASGLSEDIEGQGEKEEEIGGGEEEGEEAGAAQADWSVVLDDDDDDDDDESQNKKVQNEVTNDDYSHSDSEFNNWDVVNDKYERASIRNVDGMNNGHEFQTWKDPAATNGRLSQAPLSTSTQIQNHVGGALQQDDTRVINNDIIPTQIDKDEFDNQDSDDANYLTNSLVNNNSAQFSTTVPIVNGGMEADIASDNEWNEIESDLDEFDNNRDKGSDQNYDEDSEHHHDDLDDYQQSMKQVDNSIMEEDLVGDDVNDFDFNDEWAQIEDTEVASD, encoded by the coding sequence ATGTTTGAAAATATAGCTATAAGCGTTCATCGGAAACGTCTGCGAGCGAATCGGAAATCATCCCAAGTTATCTCGAAACACAAGGAGCTTAAAGTATTGGAGAGGATATATAAAAGTGCCACGAAACTACAGCAGAGAAAACTAAGACAACCACGAATTAGGAAAGCTGTAGAGAAATTAATACATGAAGAAATAGCTATCAAAGGAAATGTACCAGTCGATGATTATGAAGAATGGCATGAACCACGATTGCTGCGACGACCTGCagaagaatataaaaaagaaactagaggaagaaagaaagtacTGGATACAACAAATTTGGACTACAAAGTGGTACAGTTCCTTCTGAAGCAACGATTAGGACGAGGAtctgttgattttgaaccTGATTTTAGTGTCTatggagaaaaagaacaagatgATCGAATTGAATATGAAGATAAAAACGAAAGTGAAGGTGAAAACGATGAAAATAGTTATAATTCAAACGGCTTTGACGATAGAGATTCTAACAACCACAATAATGAACAATTAGAaaatgatgacgatgatgacgataTCGACGACGACCTTGATGAACATGATGAAGCTTATGAGGAATATGATATTGTTGCTTCTCATAAACTAGACCAGTTCACAAACGCAGTGGATGGTCGTGGTGGGGAAGCTCGTAAAAACTTTTTAATCGAGTCTCAAGGCTTGGAAATTATCCCCTCACCAAGTGAAATCAAATCGGAAGTCACTAAACATATTACCAACTTGAATACGCTTTTGCATTTAAATATTCTACGACGCAATTGGAAAATGGCATACAAGATATTCTGCATCCTTGTTAGATTTCCACAAGTTGATGTGCGACAAATTTGGCCATTAGGGGTGGAGGTTTTAATACAACTATCAAAGGTAGAGGAAAGCCAACATAAACAACACAAAGTTGGCACAACATTTGACAAGAAAGCCCGCAAATTCTTTGAGTACATGAATAATTTCTATTCTGTTGCCAAACAAGGCTCAGCTAGCTATAACAACACAGATAGACCAGACCTTGCTCCTGTTTATAGAGGAGGTACGATTAAAGTAACACCGTTATATCTAATCTGTTCATTGTGGCACTTATTTGTAAGAAGAGAGTATGAACATGTCCAGCGAGAAATCCAAGATTTGATCTTAGTGCCACCATATAGCTCGGAAGGTGTTTTGTATTACATTCTAGCACTTTGCAGGGTATGTCAATGTGAAGAAATCGTTACTCATTTTGCGATGCAATcagattttgcaaaattcaTAGAATTAGAGGCAAGTTATCGGACTTATAGTGATTGCAAGCAGTTACTTGAGCTGAAAAACGAAATGATTATGAAAGATTTGGAGAATTGTCAAAAATACAACTTTCTCGTTCCTCGCAAGGAGATAAAAGAGCAATTGAGCGAAATCAGAGAAAAGTTGGAAATAATATATAACGAACAAAATGCAGAAAAAAGTGACTATAACCACGCATCTGGGTTGAGCGAAGACATAGAGGGGcaaggagaaaaagaggaagaaataggaggaggagaagaagaaggagaagaagcagGAGCGGCGCAAGCGGATTGGAGCGTTGTGcttgacgatgatgatgatgatgatgatgatgagtctcaaaataaaaaagttcaaaatgAAGTTACCAATGATGATTATCTGCATAGTGATCTGGAATTTAATAACTGGGACGTTGTAAATGATAAATACGAGCGAGCAAGTATACGAAATGTTGATGGCATGAACAATGGTCATGAATTTCAAACATGGAAAGACccagcagcaacaaatgGCAGACTTTCTCAAGCGCCATTGCTGACCTCAACTCAAATCCAAAACCATGTTGGAGGTGCACTTCAGCAAGATGACACTAGAGTCATCAATAATGATATTATTCCCACGCAAATTGACAAGGATGAGTTTGACAATCAAGATTCAGACGACGCTAACTATTTGACTAATTCATTAGTAAATAATAATTCCGCTCAATTTTCAACCACTGTCCCAATAGTCAACGGAGGAATGGAAGCCGATATTGCATCTGACAATGAGTGGAACGAAATAGAATCAGACTTGGATGAGTTTGATAATAATCGTGACAAGGGTAGTGATCAGAATTATGATGAGGATAGTGAACATCATCATGATGATCTTGATGATTACCAACAGTCGATGAAGCAGGTAGATAATTCGATAATGGAGGAAGATCTAGTTGGTGACGATGTTAATGACTTTGATTTTAATGACGAATGGGCCCAAATCGAAGATACTGAGGTTGCGCTGGATTAA
- the HRD1 gene encoding E3 ubiquitin-protein ligase hrd1 (BUSCO:EOG09263X0V) translates to MNKTTQYIIGYSAVSVALLSWSIHDSLAKSYNYTMFIIEFTEGLKLGIFVNFVIFVFLALNKLLQLLFFGTLRIIEVEHLYEKLPIFVSNLFLNLATGDSNVILNVFLVGVAMTFKVMHIIMLDRLDLLNLQIFNKVNAEEDEDEDEDEEDGAVGEEHQQVARIGVWDIFKHYLSSINFWLKICFIVVDFGLAKLLVYDVFQGINSVTCLLFGFQFAVQGVETLTQFAKMLLGIYEIVFFKIRKNSRINHLQSQSSSRANQVDHEAGREGIRDEEDEEREMEELDAEETTTEIDDNDNDVVDEDEDEDDENEVDIVWESKPYYSKAIEISSALLTAMAYLCFIYLFTFHSGYSLPLSMLSGTFSSLKRAWTQTSQLLAFIESSKRLDTQLPSATKDDLESLDNLCIICREDMYSAEEYQRMRNKPQSPRRRAKKLPCNHILHMGCLKEWMERSDCCPLCRRKVFGGPISSTHPSFQQQANQAQPQGQPQGQPQPPQPQPVARPVAPLPTGFPTNAFHTNGAPPTNNDGRDMHQEHSQGRINNQWNDDGNMNQMDPMEQNLTSAARQTQTQTQSSTSSSSSSESPTYNVSLEPTRTTQLSSSLSSASSSAESIYQTLRLPRSALLPPDWTVIPLERVEGSDGDYRVRISPQVSANMKVRRPGNDTFMNEQ, encoded by the coding sequence ATGAATAAAACAACACAGTACATCATCGGCTATAGTGCTGTATCAGTGGCACTACTAAGCTGGTCGATTCATGACTCGCTAGCCAAGTCATACAATTACACCATGTTCATAATCGAGTTCACTGAGGGATTGAAACTCGGTATTTTTGTGAATTTTGTTATATTTGTGTTCTTGGCACTAAATAAGCTATTGCAGTTGTTATTTTTCGGAACATTAAGAATCATTGAAGTTGAGCATTTATATGAAAAATTACCCATTTTTGTTAGTAATCTATTTCTCAATTTGGCCACGGGTGATAGTAATGTCATTTTGAATGTGTTTCTTGTTGGTGTGGCAATGACATTTAAAGTCATGCATATCATCATGCTTGATCGATTGGATTTGTTAAATTTGCAAATATTCAATAAAGTGAatgcagaagaagatgaagatgaagatgaagatgaggaaGATGGCGCAGTGGGCGAGGAACATCAGCAAGTGGCACGGATTGGCGTCTGGGATATATTCAAGCACTACTTAAGTCTGATCAATTTTTGGCTCAAGATTTGTTTCATTGTTGTGGACTTTGGATTAGCAAAATTGTTGGTGTATGACGTTTTCCAAGGCATCAACTCCGTCACTTGTCTATTGTTTGGATTTCAATTTGCCGTACAAGGTGTAGAGACTTTGACACAGTTTGCCAAAATGTTGTTAGGCATTTACGAAATTGTGTTCTTCAAAATTCGCAAAAATTCGAGAATCAATCACTTGCAAAGTCAGTCATCTTCAAGAGCGAATCAAGTTGACCATGAAGCAGGAAGAGAAGGAATTAGagacgaagaagacgaagaaagGGAAATGGAAGAGTTGGATGCAGAGGAAACAACCACTgaaattgatgataatgataatgatgttgttgacgAGGACGAGGACGAGGACGACGAGAATGAAGTGGACATAGTTTGGGAGAGCAAGCCATATTATAGCAAAGCGATTGAAATCTCGTCAGCTTTACTCACTGCAATGGCATATTTatgttttatttatttgttcaCCTTCCACTCGGGTTACTCTTTACCACTATCGATGCTTCTGGGtacattttcatcattaaAGAGGGCTTGGACTCAAACATCACAACTTCTTGCATTCATCGAGTCTTCAAAAAGGCTCGATACGCAACTACCAAGCGCAACGAAGGACGACTTGGAACTGTTGGACAACTTGTGTATCATCTGTCGTGAAGATATGTATTCCGCAGAAGAGTATCAGCGTATGCGTAACAAACCACAATCACCAAGGAGAAGAGCAAAGAAATTACCATGTAATCATATTTTACATATGGGTTGTTTAAAAGAATGGATGGAACGTTCTGATTGCTGTCCTTTGTGTAGGAGGAAGGTATTTGGCGGTCCAATCTCTTCTACTCACCCatcttttcaacaacaagcaaATCAGGCGCAACCACAAGGACAACCTCAAggacaaccacaaccaccgCAACCACAACCTGTTGCTAGACCAGTGGCACCTTTACCGACTGGATTTCCTACGAATGCATTCCATACCAACGGagcaccaccaacaaacaATGATGGGAGAGACATGCATCAAGAACATAGTCAAGGTCGTATAAACAATCAATGGAATGATGATGGAAATATGAACCAAATGGATCCAATGGAGCAGAATTTGACTTCTGCAGCACgacaaactcaaactcaaactcaatcatcgacatcatcatcatcatcatcagaaTCACCGACTTACAATGTCTCATTAGAACCTACTCGGACAACACAactttcatcttctttgtcATCAGCTTCATCCTCAGCTGAGAGCATTTATCAAACTTTGAGGCTTCCTCGCTCTGCACTCTTACCACCCGATTGGACAGTCATACCATTGGAGCGAGTCGAGGGATCAGATGGTGATTATAGGGTGCGCATATCTCCTCAAGTTCTGGCTAACATGAAAGTTAGGCGCCCAGGTAACGATACTTTTATGAATGAACAATAA